The region acatgtttttatgtattaaaattctCATATGTAAAAATTCTTTAACAATGCTGCGAATAAGGCAAGGAGCTAAACAAATTACAATAAGCACAACAGTCAGAACCACGCCCACAGCAATTATGCTTCGCCACAGTGAATGAAGGCtaggaaagttagaaaataaattttgtaaaaaattatcgACAGTATCAGCTATATTCAAAGTAGCTTTTGGAGAATTTTCGATGTTAAGAATTTCATTATGCAATTGTAATAGATCTAGAGAAACATTAGTATTAAACCAAATTCCTTGTAGATGTTTTTTCACCTTATCCCATGGAAAATCAGATGTATTGTAAGGCTTTTTTGTAACACAAATCCATTTATAATTAGCATGGCATTGAATTTTCATGCGAAAATTAATGCTCTGAACTTGTTCTCCTAGAACTCTAACTACATCATATAAAGCTGATAATCTATCTTCCATTTTTTTATCTATATCTTCTTGAGTTCCCATTACTTTAGTAACATTATATGACAAGGAATCTACAGTATGAGCAGCTTGAATGGATTGTGCTAAAGATACAGAAGCAGTAACAGCAGTTGCTATAAGGGTGATTAAAGATACTATACCCAGAATAATCAGGCTCACACTTCTTTTATTGCGGCTAAGAGCCGTGTTAATGCGCTGTAACAATTCTAAAGCAGTCTCATCATACCATTCTTCAGTTATTTCAACAGGTAACATTACAAAAGCAGGTTGTTTTACTATTATAACTTGTTCTCCTTTGGCAACACCTCTAATGCAATTAGTAAGTATGCAGTTAgaacaatttaaatgataaatattcaatGACAGCGTTATTTCCACATGGCCTTGTATCAACACGAATGGGTAAGGGACACAAGCTCGGGGATATAAAAACCCCGTAACTCCTACATTACCATATTTACTCCCACTAATATTGGGTTGTAAATATAGGCTATTACCATGACCAAAAGCAGCCAAAAGTTTCCACAGTTCTGTTTGATATATAGGAGCAGTGTTTACAGAGAGAATGGGTGGATGCTGTCCTCGATATTCGGGGAAATCAGGTGTTCCCCCAGGTGCCCAGTCCCATAAAAGGGTGGCATTGGCATTGTTGATGTTGTACACCGATGCGACCCGTGCTCGACATAAAGTCCAAGGAGTGTCTATTCCTATGCCGATGCTTAAATGTTTGTCACAAAACGGAATATCGAGAGGTCCGGTTCCATCACGGTACgatctttttcctgttttttcatCAATGCCAGAAATAGTCACTCGAGGATAGGATATATCAGCTGACACCTGTATACAGTGAGGATGCTGTAATTGATAAGAAAAGCACATAGGATATTGCGTAGTAAGACCATAAAAGGAGATATTGGCTTGCTGAGGAGAAATGTGAATATCTGATTTTCCTCCTAAAAGACTTGTATCATTGACATATACAGGTACTATTTCTTTATCCCATCCTAAGGATTGAATCATAGGCGGATCGGGAATGTATGCCCAAAAAGCTGCAGCCGCCCCGTTTTGTATCCgctgtaacaataataataacatgatCAATATGTTAGTAGGTGTCACTGGAGGTTGTACATGAGCCTCATTCCAAGCATACCGCATCAACGCCTCAATCTGCCTCTGGGTAGGCAGCTCACTCGTGGGCTCGCTCAGTGTCATGCGATGCATTTGATATGTCAGGGAGTTCCTCCGCCGCGCGTACCAGCCTTTCCGGAATCCAGCgcggcgcccaacgtggggctcgagttTGACAGTTTTCCTCGCCACTACTCTTATTAATTGAAAAGAGTGAGTATATGAGTATACAAGTGAATTAAATTGAGGAGGAGTAGTAAGGTATATAGTTGAGAGTATAAATATGGGACAGACGCATAGTCGTCAATTGTTTGTACACGTTATCTGTAATGTTAAAACATCGGGGAATTACTGTTTCTAAAcctaaattaatcaattttctttcattcatcgaGGAAGTTTGCCCTTGGTTCCCCAGAGAAGGTACAGTAAATTTAGAGACATGGAAGAAGGTAGGGGAACAAATTCGGACTCATTATACTTTACATGGCC is a window of Ovis aries strain OAR_USU_Benz2616 breed Rambouillet chromosome 1, ARS-UI_Ramb_v3.0, whole genome shotgun sequence DNA encoding:
- the LOC121818722 gene encoding endogenous retrovirus group K member 9 Env polyprotein; translated protein: MTLSEPTSELPTQRQIEALMRYAWNEAHVQPPVTPTNILIMLLLLLQRIQNGAAAAFWAYIPDPPMIQSLGWDKEIVPVYVNDTSLLGGKSDIHISPQQANISFYGLTTQYPMCFSYQLQHPHCIQVSADISYPRVTISGIDEKTGKRSYRDGTGPLDIPFCDKHLSIGIGIDTPWTLCRARVASVYNINNANATLLWDWAPGGTPDFPEYRGQHPPILSVNTAPIYQTELWKLLAAFGHGNSLYLQPNISGSKYGNVGVTGFLYPRACVPYPFVLIQGHVEITLSLNIYHLNCSNCILTNCIRGVAKGEQVIIVKQPAFVMLPVEITEEWYDETALELLQRINTALSRNKRSVSLIILGIVSLITLIATAVTASVSLAQSIQAAHTVDSLSYNVTKVMGTQEDIDKKMEDRLSALYDVVRVLGEQVQSINFRMKIQCHANYKWICVTKKPYNTSDFPWDKVKKHLQGIWFNTNVSLDLLQLHNEILNIENSPKATLNIADTVDNFLQNLFSNFPSLHSLWRSIIAVGVVLTVVLIVICLAPCLIRSIVKEFLHMRILIHKNMLQHRHLMELLKNKERGVAGDDP